Genomic segment of Jaculus jaculus isolate mJacJac1 chromosome 6, mJacJac1.mat.Y.cur, whole genome shotgun sequence:
TCCTCCGCAGGTCCCACCGCGGCGCCAGGGCAGTGTCTGGGCTGGGCTCAGCCCAAGACCGCACAGTCACCACCGCCTGTGTCCCCAGGTTCGTGGTACGGACGATGTGTGCTGTGCTGGGGCTCGTGGCCCGGCAGGAGGACTCTGCACTCCGGGATCACCGCGTCAGGGTCCTCATTTCCAACCACGTGACACCTTTTGACCACAACATAGTCAACCTGCTCACCACCTGTAGCACCGTGAGTGGGGCGAGGCCGAGAGCACCACCGTCGGGAGGCTCCCTAGCCCAAGCTCAAGGATTGCCCCTCGCCCCTACACTATCCCACCGtcacattttttttcacattttcccccatATTCTTGCTTCTCCACCCCCTCCCTGTTCTCAGCCTCTGCTCAATAGTCCACCCAGCTTTGTGTGTTGGTCTCGGGGCTTCATGGAAATGGATAGGCGGGTGGAGTTGGTGGAGTCACTCAAGAGATTCTGTGCTTCCACGAGGCTTCCCCCCACATCTCTGCTACTCTTCCCCGAGGAAGAGGCCACCAATGGCCGGGAGGGGCTCTTACGCTTCAGGTGGGTAATTACGCACAGGGTACCAGCTCCAGTTGGGTAGATGGACAGGCTTGTGTGCTTGAGTTTTCATAAACTAAGGAACTTGCCCTGATtcatctcttgctcatttcctttcTATCCACTTTTAGTTCTTTCCCCTTAatctcttttaaaagtttttatctattagagtgagaatgagtatgggtacacgagggcctcccaccactgcaaggccactttatgtgtctggctttaggtggtactggtgaatcaaacctgctggtcaggcttttgcaagcaagcacctttaaccgatgagccatctccccagcccacacttAATTCCCCATTTATCAGCTTATGTAGTTTGACAGTTTCCTGTTTTGATTTAGGTAGGTGCTCCTGGCTGAGCTAGCTGTTGTCCCATGCtgtgtctctttccttttctagttCCTGGCCATTTTCTATCCAGGATGTGGTACAACCTCTTACTCTGCAAGTTCAGAGACCCCTGGTCTCTGTGGTGAGTGTGTTAGGGAGTCTCTGGGATTTGGAGGGACCCAGACCCTGTCTTAGACCTCACTTCATGACCTCCCCTCAGACGGTGTCAGATGCCTCCTGGGTCTCAGAACTGCTGTGGTCACTTTTCGTCCCTTTCACGGTCTATCAAGTAAGGTACTGTCCTCACTTTTTGGTGGCTGGGAAGAGGCTCACCACAAGGTCAAGGAAGTAGTGGCCTCTGCCCTGTCCCTTAGTATCTTTGTTAATATTTGGGCAACACTACTGACCCTGCACTCACCACCATTGCTCCATGAGAAGTGGAGAAGAGATGGCATTCTTGACCCTGGGCGTAATAACATGGCACTGGATTATCTTTACAGGTGGCTTCACCCTGTCCATCGccagctgggggaggggaatgagGCATTTGCACTCCGTGTACAACAGGTGGTAGGGTATTCAGGCAGGGTGGAGGTGGGGTGCCTCttcagggaggggaggaggaaggctggagGTGGTAACACTTAAAATGTTTCAATTCTCCCTAGCTGGTAGCCAAAGAATTGGGCCAGACAGGGACACGGCTCACTCCAGCAGACAAAGCAGAACACATGAAGCGGCAGAGGCACCCCAGATTGCGCCCCCAGTCAGGTGTGTGATCTTTATATATGAAACTTCTTGCTTTTATTCAACCTACTGTGGATTCTTCCTTAGCCCTATGCTAGTTAGCTTCTTCAGATCCACTTAcaatatttctctctttctctctctctctctttgcagcccagtctttctcttcctcttctggcCCTTCTCCTGATGTACAGCAGACAACTCTGGCTCATAGAGTCAAAGAAGTTTTGCCCCATGTGCCATTGAGTGTCATTCAGAGAGACCTGGGTACGGGAAAGGGTGGCTTCACACAGTATGACACATGAAACATGGGTTGTAAAGGAAGAAGGTGAACAGGGAGTAGacactcttctctctttcccagcCAGGACTGGCTGTGTAGACTTGACCATCACTAATCTGCTTGAGGGGGCTGTGGCTTTTGTGCCTGAAGACATCACTGAGGGCGCTCAGTCCCTGCCCACTGCCTCTGCCCCGAAGGTGAGACCTAGGAATAGCCAAATCCAAGACGTAGGCTAGGTTGGGATAGTCTACATGCTCCCactgcccagcttctttttgatCTTGAGACCCTAGCATGGTGCCTTTCTTGCAAAGTAGGCATTCAATGCATGTTTAATGATGACTTCTCAAGCCCTCTGATACTGTGATCACTTCAGTTCCCCAGCTCTGGCCTGGTGACCCCTCAGCCCACAGCCCTGACATTTGCCAAGTCTTCTTGGGCCCGTCAGGAGAGCCTGCAGGAGCGCAAGCAGGCACTTTATGAATACGCAAGAAGGTGAGTGGGTTAGAGAACATGAGTAAGAAGGGGCAAATTGGAGAAGGGTGTTAGGGAGGTAATCTAACAAAGCTTACATGCTGTCTCTCCCCATGCCCCACAGGAGATTCAGAGAAAGACAGGCCCCGGAGGCTGATTGAACTCAAAGAAACAGGATGGCACCCAGAGCCGCAGGACGGAGACTGGGGGCAGCCCTCATCCAACTGACATCAGGCCGGATGAGTGGGTGGTAAAAAAGGGAGGGATGGGGCACCCCCAATCTCACATTAAATTCAGGGTTTTCACTCATGGTCTGTTGCCTGTCTGATTTACAAGTCCCCCTTGAGCAGCTTCCTGTTTCTTGGTTGGAGGTTTTATGGGTGAGGGATCTCCTTGTAGAGTTGTGATGGATGGTCAGCATGGAGCTGTCTGAAATAATGTCTTGCCAAAGTGACTGAAGACAAGCATCAGTTGGATTTCAGCTTGGGGCCAGGCTTACGAAGTTTCCACTGCAAAACTACAAAttctaaaccgggcatggtggcacacgcctttaatcccagcactcgggaggcagaggtaggaggattgccgtgagttcaaggccaccctgagactacacagtgaattccaggtcagcctgggctagaatgagaccctaccttgaaaaaccaccaaaaaggggggaaaacaaaacaaaacaaaacaaaacaaaaaactacaagtTCCAGAATACCTTTCATAAGCACTGGGATATCAAATTCAAACATATTCCTGTTTGGTGACAGGAATCTGTTTTGCATAGGTTCCTGGCTAAGTTAAATAAGGTGGAGCAAATGGCCCTACCCTAAAAGCAAGCTCCAGGATTGGAGTTTGAGCTCAGCTCCAGGGTGGTGCTGGAATTTACCTTTGTACTCTAGGCTGGGCAGGGTCAGTAGTGCCTGGCTGGGTGGGACCAGAGCTGGCTGCCATCTGGACGTGCCTCAGAGCTACAAGCAGGTTTGAATCCAAAATCCTTATGGCCTTGCTTTCCTTCCCTACTCATTTCCAAATCCTTACTCTTTTCCCCATGAGTCCTTCCTTCAGATTGCTATGTCTCACATAATTGCCGTAACCCACAAGGGTCCCTGTGCTAGTTTCTAAAGATCCATTACTACCTAGCCACAAGCAGGGTACTTCTGATGCCCTTAAAAGTAGCCAGTACTCTCTTGGCCAGCAAAAACCGCTCGGATGGATCCCAAAACATTATATTGGAGGGTGGAGATGAAATCTGAGTTGGAAAGATGGTCATTCACCAAATATGAGGCCTTACTGGCTGCCCTGCTCTCCCTAGGTTCTACAGACAGCTCTCATGGCCTCAGCAGAAGAGTCTCACCCAAGCCATGAGGAGTCTGAGCTGGCTGTGAACCCCTTTGATGGGCTCCCCTTCTCTTCTCGCTACTATGAGCTGCTTGAGCAGCGCCGAGCCTTGCCCATCTGGCCTGCTCGCTTCCTATTCTTGGAGCATTTGGAAAGTAGCCCTGCCGGAGTGGTGCTGGTGTCTGGGGAGCCTGGTTCTGGCAAGAGCACCCAGGTGGAGGAAGAATCTTGGGTGGACAAAGGGAGGGGCTAAGAAACTTGCTTTTTCCTGGTAAAGATCAGATAAAATTATGGGGGAGGTAACAAAGGGGTTAACCTGCCCCAGGGACTGGTGAAGGGCCAAGAAACCTCCAATTAATCTGGCCAGACTTCCTCAGCACTTCTGAGGGCCATTTGACAACCTGACCAGCTGTCCTTCCCTCAACCTACCACAGATTCCTCAATGGTGTGCAGAGTTTGCGCTGGCCAGGGGGTTCCAGAAGGGCCAGGTTACTGTCACTCAGCCCTACCCTTTGGCAGCCCTAAGCCTGGCTTCCCGGGTGGCTGATGAGATGGACCTGACCCTGGGTCTTGAGGTTGGATACAGCATCCCTCAGGAGGACTGCACCGGGCCCAACACCATGCTCAGGTGGGACTCTTGAGGACATAACCATATTGGGATGAAACAGGCCCAGTTGTCTGGCATGTCCTATACCTTCAGCCTACCCACCCTTTAAATCATGCACAGTGCAAACACCCTCATCACAGAAACCTTGCTTCCTGCCAGAATATAGTTTGGAGAATGTTGGGTCACACAGGTCCATGTTTAGGAAGTTCACAACATCTTTTTCTCTAGCCAGAAGTTCTAGGGCTGGTCAGTGTCCACACTGACTTCTCTGCCTACTACCAATGTCAACAGGTTCTGCTGGGACAGGCTTCTTCTGCAGGAGGTGGCCTCAACTCCGGGCCCTGGAGCCTGGAGTGTGCTGGTCCTGGATGAAGCTCAGGAGAGGTcactggcctcagattcactccAGGGGCTGCTGCGAGATGCCAGTCTGGGAAACCTTCCAGGGGACCCCAGAGTGGTGGTAGTTACTGACCCAGCCCTTGAACCTAAGCTCCAAGCCTTCTGGGGCAATCCTCCAACTCTGCATTTATCCAGAAAACCTGGTGGGAGTCCCACCCCTATCTACAGGGACACTGTCCCGACTGACCGGGTGGAAGCTGCCTGCCAAGCCGTACTTGAGTTGTGTCAGAAGGATGCTCCAGGAGATGTGCTAGTGTATCTGCCCAGTGAGGAGGTAAACAAAAAAAGCACAGGAGAAAGTACTCCTATGTGCCACCTTTCTGTCTCAGGAGTGGGAGAACACGTGTACATGTGTAAGGGAATGATCATATTTGCAAGTCTTGGGGGGATACCCAAGGACATCAGACAAAGAGGTCTGCCATCTACTTTTTGAGATATACTCCCAACTTTAGAATGtgcattttttctttgtttttttggttttggaggtagggtctcactctagcccaggctgacctggaattcactatggagtctcagggtggcctcaaactcatggcaatcctcctacctccgagtgctgggattaaaggtatgcgccaccacgcccggctgcaaaaTGTGCATTTTAAGAGTTGAAGGGCCATAGTTCAGTTTTTCAAAAAGATCTGTGATccccccaccatcaccaccaaaGAAAAAAGGTGAGACCAGCTAATGCTCCACCCCTCTCCTCAGGAAATTTCCCTGTGCTGTGACTCCTTGTCCATGGAGTTGGGAACCCTGGCTGTCCCTGGGCTTCTACCACGGGTGCTGCCTCTTCACCCAAGCTGTGGTCAAGCCATTGAGGCTGTGTACGAGGACATAGAAACAGATGTCCGGAAAGTGGTGGTCACTCATTGGCTGGCTgacttctccttctccctcccttccattgGACATGTCATTGACTCAGGACTGGAACTTCGAAGTGTGAGTGAGAGAGGTGAGGGGGTAGGGACCTAAGGTAGAAACAGCCCAGTCTGATGTGTCTTGGCCTTGGTTGGGGGCTGGATGATAGGTTTACAATCCTCGGATCCGAGCTGAATCCCAAGTGTTGAGACCAATTAGCAAGTGTCAGGCTGAGGCAAGACAGCAGCGGGCAAGAGGTTTCCCAGCAGGTAAGAGCGTTTGCCCTTAGATTACACAAGAAGTAATTGCATGCAAGCCCTTGACAAACTACTTTGCCAGGTCTTTATCCCCTCAGGATCCTGCCTTTGCCTGTATCCTAAGTCCCTCCTAGAACTAGAAGCTCCCCTGCTGCCCCGCCCCAGAGTGTGTGAAGAGAATCTAAGCTCCCTCGTATTACTactaaagagaaaacaaattgcAGCGCCAGGGGAATGCCATTTCCTGGACCGGCCTGGTGAGCACCCAACCCACCCAAATGCTGCCCTTGACCACAGACAGACTCAGACCTCAGACCCTCTCAGCCATGTTTCCTCACCAGCACCAGAAGCCCTGATGCAAGCCCTGGAAGACTTAGACTACCTGGCAGCACTGAATGATGATGGGGACCTGTCAGACCTGGGAATCATCCTGTCAGAATTCCCTCTGTCCCCCGAGTTGGCCAAAGCCCTGTTGGCCTCATGCGAGTTTGACTGTGTGGATGAGATGCTCACCCTTGCTGCCATGCTCACTGGTATACTTACAGCTTTAAACCACAGTGGGTTGGAAATGATATCTTGTTGGTCAGGAGCTTTGGTTCTTGCTGTCTGGAGATCTTACCCAAGGCCTCATCCATATTAGGCAgatgccctaccactgagctacaaccagCTCCTCACTGGGATGAGGTACGAATCACTGCAAACCAGCTACTTCAGTCCTTCACATGCCCACAGCCTTCTTTCTCCAATGCTTCTTCTCAGCACGGACAAATGTCACCCATCTATTATGACTGAAGCCCCCACCCTCCTCCGCAGCCTTCTCCCCACTCAGCTGTACAACATAAACTATCCTGTTCCGTCTTGTGTATTACTGTTTCCAGCTTCAGAATCACATTCCACTGAAATGGCTTCCAGCTTACCAGTGAGGGTCCAGATACCTAGCCCAGTGGTCACTTCCTCTTTAAAAACTGTCTTCTTCCTATGCATCTGTGATGTCATTCCtagtaggtttttttgtttgtttgtttgttttaatatatggggagagagagaatggacgcaccagagttccagtccctgcaaacaaacttcagatgcatgcacccccttgtacatctggcttacatgggtcctggggaagcaaacctgggtcctttggctttgcagacaaacaccttaactgctaagccatccctccagcccattcctggtagtttttgtttgtttcattggttAGTTGGTTTTGAAACAAAGTCTAATGAAGCCTAGGTTTGCCTCCAACTCATGTAGTTGAGTATGGCTTTGACTCTGATCCTtctacatctacctcccaagtgctagaacggcaggcatgtgccaccatgcagtgCTAGGAGTCAAATTCAGGGCTTCTTGTATccttggcaagcactctaccagctgagctacaccccaggctggtgtgtgtgtgtgtgtgtgcgcgcatgcgcgCGCACGCTGTATGCATATATGAGCACTTATACATGCAGATACATACAGCCCATATGCATACATGCAGATTCCAAAGAAGGAAGTCAGGTATcctattgctcttctgctttatttccttgagacagggtctcttactgaacctggagctcactattttTGCATCTaaactagctgaccagcaagccaaTAATCCTCTAGTCTCAACTTCCCCATTTGTTACAATcagtgcatggccatgcctggcttttgacaCGGATGCTAGGGATCAGACTCAGTCATACGTTTACAGAGAAGTGCTCTTGCCCACGGAACCATCCCCAGCCTCTGGGTGGTGATGGTATGTTTTGTTACTTGAGTAGCCTAAACTGGCCTTGGACTTAAGAttctttgcctcagcctcccaaatgctaggattacaggttggTATCCTCATGCCCAGCCTCCCTGTGGTTTTCATGCTACTTCCTGGTATGTATCTTCcttgggcttctttttttttaaaaaatttttttttaaatttatttgagagcgacagacacagagagaaagacagatagagggagagagagagaatgggcgcgccagggcttccagcctctgcaaacgaactccagacgcgtgcgcccccttgtgcatctggctaacgtgggacctggggaaccaagcctcgaaccggggtccttaggcttcacaggcaagcgcttaaccgctaagccatctctccagcccttccttgggCTTCTTATCCTCTACTTGTCCACTGTAAAATGTTCCTCAGGATTCTGTCCTTGGCCTTCATATCTTCTTATCCACATCCATGGTATGGCTTCCTTTACACTTACAACTGCCATACTCTGTACCTAGTCTCTACCTGTTTTAGGAAGGAGTAGAGGGAGGCAAAAAGGTGGgccatacaaacacatacacacacagtacacacgcatgtgcatacatatgcaaactaataaagttagggctggagagatgactcagcagttaagtgtactttctttttgttgttttgttttgttttttcgaggtagggtcttactctagttctggttcagactgacctggaattaattatgtagtctcagggtagccttaaactcacagcgatcctcctacctctgtctcctgaatgctgggattaa
This window contains:
- the Aup1 gene encoding lipid droplet-regulating VLDL assembly factor AUP1 isoform X1, which translates into the protein MEPPPAPGPERLFDSHRLPSDGFLLLALLLYAPVGFCLLVLRLFLGLHVFLVSCALPDSVLRRFVVRTMCAVLGLVARQEDSALRDHRVRVLISNHVTPFDHNIVNLLTTCSTPLLNSPPSFVCWSRGFMEMDRRVELVESLKRFCASTRLPPTSLLLFPEEEATNGREGLLRFSSWPFSIQDVVQPLTLQVQRPLVSVTVSDASWVSELLWSLFVPFTVYQVRWLHPVHRQLGEGNEAFALRVQQLVAKELGQTGTRLTPADKAEHMKRQRHPRLRPQSAQSFSSSSGPSPDVQQTTLAHRVKEVLPHVPLSVIQRDLARTGCVDLTITNLLEGAVAFVPEDITEGAQSLPTASAPKFPSSGLVTPQPTALTFAKSSWARQESLQERKQALYEYARRRFRERQAPEAD
- the Aup1 gene encoding lipid droplet-regulating VLDL assembly factor AUP1 isoform X2; protein product: MEPPPAPGPERLFDSHRLPSDGFLLLALLLYAPVGFCLLVLRLFLGLHVFLVSCALPDSVLRRFVVRTMCAVLGLVARQEDSALRDHRVRVLISNHVTPFDHNIVNLLTTCSTPLLNSPPSFVCWSRGFMEMDRRVELVESLKRFCASTRLPPTSLLLFPEEEATNGREGLLRFSSWPFSIQDVVQPLTLQVQRPLVSVTVSDASWVSELLWSLFVPFTVYQVRWLHPVHRQLGEGNEAFALRVQQLVAKELGQTGTRLTPADKAEHMKRQRHPRLRPQSARTGCVDLTITNLLEGAVAFVPEDITEGAQSLPTASAPKFPSSGLVTPQPTALTFAKSSWARQESLQERKQALYEYARRRFRERQAPEAD
- the Dqx1 gene encoding ATP-dependent RNA helicase DQX1, translating into MASAEESHPSHEESELAVNPFDGLPFSSRYYELLEQRRALPIWPARFLFLEHLESSPAGVVLVSGEPGSGKSTQIPQWCAEFALARGFQKGQVTVTQPYPLAALSLASRVADEMDLTLGLEVGYSIPQEDCTGPNTMLRFCWDRLLLQEVASTPGPGAWSVLVLDEAQERSLASDSLQGLLRDASLGNLPGDPRVVVVTDPALEPKLQAFWGNPPTLHLSRKPGGSPTPIYRDTVPTDRVEAACQAVLELCQKDAPGDVLVYLPSEEEISLCCDSLSMELGTLAVPGLLPRVLPLHPSCGQAIEAVYEDIETDVRKVVVTHWLADFSFSLPSIGHVIDSGLELRSVYNPRIRAESQVLRPISKCQAEARQQRARGFPAGSCLCLYPKSLLELEAPLLPRPRVCEENLSSLVLLLKRKQIAAPGECHFLDRPAPEALMQALEDLDYLAALNDDGDLSDLGIILSEFPLSPELAKALLASCEFDCVDEMLTLAAMLTAAPGYTRPPLCAEEAALRRALEHADGDHSSLIQVYEAFIQNGAEVAWCQARGLNWAALCQARKLREELLELMQRIELPLSQPAFGTEQNRKNLQKALVSGYFLKVARDTDGTGNYLLLTHKHVAQLSSYCCYQNRRAPTRPPPWVLYHSFSISKDNCLSIVSEIQPQMLVELAPPYFLSNLPPSESRDLLNQMREGMADSKAQSESSSPQDFRDACVLQ